AAATTGTAAGATTGACAGCATCCTACTGATGTTGTAGGGCGACTTCTCTATTTGGTACGGGGCTATCGGTCGAATCATCATTGATAGCTTTGTCTTCACTCCCGACTATGGAAAGCTACTATTATTGGCCTTGCATCGCTCGTCTTCGAGCAAGGCCACTGTACAACTATACGACAGTGTGACTGAGATAGGGTCACGCGGTCTGCCTGCCAGAATGTGACCTTTCATCGATAGCATAGCAGGTCCAGCGCCGATAAGGCTCAAGACGGTGGTGCCATCGGTTCTAGCAGATGCTAAAAAAAGGTTCGGGCGAAGCCGAGAATGGTGCCACCTCCTAGGAAAGGCTACCGCCAAGGTTTAGTTGTTTTGAAGCACGGGTCTGACGTGTGGACTTCTCGTAGGCGAAGGGATTCTGCCCGCAGCTGCTAAGAGTCGATTTGAGCGGGTTGTAGCTCGTTCGTGAATGCATAATCATGGCAAAGTAGCACGATACTCATACGTTCTGTTTGTGGGAGAAGATCTCGCGAAGGGCAAGTACTCATCCATTCCAGAGTCAAATGAAGTCATGGacgcgggtctgcacgaggtaactcacTCAGTTttatcctcaacaaagtctcttggcacccgccaatcacacacctggaccccccgggaccctcacccccatgatggccggctcacacgtcggagacagccgtcaccaactggctactcagccctcgcatttacgaatgcatgaactttcgcttgctccctgccggacgttaattaaatctacctacctacctaccatggggtattgggacgtgcaatgctatggtttctattatacaaagatccttctccacagattgcagttcatgcattcgtaaatgcgagggctgagtagccagttggtgacggctgtctccgacgtgtgagccggccatcatgggggtgagggtcccggggggtccaggtgtgtgattggcgggtgccaagagactttgttgaggatacAAATGAgtgagttacctcgtgcagacccgcgagtagaaacttgtgagctccagtagttcaacaaactgcttggggtccaggctgcgaaggtaggcgactgcctctatcctgtcggttggaggcgtcggggggcgttttggccaatgtcggaaagacctctgggttttgtggcagagagcgaggcgctctggtgactttcggcggccgcatgagcagtcgagtttggcgtcttcgtgcttgaacttgcggtggtaccagtcgaagtcgccatgcgacgagcggagggcaagccagcggtggagcgctggtcgtcggagttcgagttccggcagtgaatcaatctcgtaggtgtctgaccagcgtcggtaccactgggagagtttttgagagaccgtgtcccaccagcgtaagcgagcctcgttccggagttcccggaagatggatcagATCCCGCTAATCatgggttcggcttccatccctatagcactaccgcgtagcgcgccttcaccggctaaggtgtcagcagcttcgttcccttcgatcccagtgtgcccaggggcccatcggagactgatattgtgctgttccatagcccggtggcaggctaaaaatgcccattgcgaggagttagaggcattccccctaatacaccagataacggatgtgctatcaatacagagccggattttcgacctaggcggagctaccaCGATTGCCCattcgagccctcgccaggctccgattgcttcagcgtcgaaaacatgagagcgtgagttgatagcgccagcgccagtgtcgatttgggtgccgtttatgtaacggtgcgaaccgtgatgcttagtaagaggaagatcacgacacgtgatctccgacctgtttatctgagattctgtaaggatcgcatggtttctattggatagtgctaaacaccagttataatgtagggttattacataacatgccaagcccttgcttatccaacatgaaacccctttttcTTGTGACCGAGTgcttggtccgagcgccgctgagtagcggcctcaggcgccgagagtatgcaaccctgcaatcctctcgggagcacatatctgaacttcagttctagatcctgttgtagctcttcgagctacgtcttgtataatagcctgcccctgcctgtacctgtcaagtggaatctgatctgttatgacctgttcctaccagtcatctcctatcataccgtcctgccagcccgcaccctgacatagGGTCAGAGCTATCCCATTCGTCGGTCGGGGCGTAGCAGTCGTATGCCGGGTgtcccgttttctttgttggagcagagacgtagggctcctggatgcagaccacatcgcatgCGGATTCGTAAGCAAGTTGGAGGGCGGTTGTGTGACACGCCGTCTGTCTTCGGACGTTGGCCCAGAAGACTAGGACCTCCCGTGGGACCGAGGGTCGTACGCGCCGCGCGCGTCTGAGTCTATTAGGGTGTCCTATCATTCAGACGAGGCGGGGGTGCTGTTGTCGACGTCCATTTCTTGTGTCGGGATAGAGACTTGGGGGCTAGGTGGGGACTCGTTGTTTCCCCTAAGCGACGTCCACGCGAAGTTGCCTTTAAAGGCTGCTTTCCTGGACGGCCTAGTGACAGTTTGGAAACCGTCCTCCCCGACCCGGGGGACTTTCCTCTTGCTGGTGGGTGCCGTAGGGGGGGTGTCCTCGTTTTGTGGTGGAGTAGGTGTAGAGTGGGCATCTCTATACCATCTGTCGCCGTATCGTCGGAATTTATCAACCTCAGCTCGGGAGGGGAAGCTAAGtgttcccttcgcagtgcgaGAAGGGCGGACTGGGCAGTCAGTGTGCCCTGAAGGTCGTGGGCCGTGACAGTTGGCGCATCTAACCGGGTTAGTGCAATTAGCCCCGGCGGGGCCGTTATGCTCGTTCGTTGGGGCTGCGCAGTTCGGCAGCGGGGGGTACGATTGCACCGGGCTGTGTGACAGTAGCTTTGGCAGCCAGGATtatggtgttggatctgcggcttctttagaatggcccTGGCGACGCTGCTGCGGCTGAAGAGCGTGAATGGGGCAACTGGGCtgaggaaagagatcacCCAGGTGATGTTGTGCTTGGTGGGGCTGGCTCCATGCCTCGAGGTACGGCAGCTGACTGGCTTAAGCTTCGTCTGCGCGAAGACCTTATCTTCAATCACAGAGCCGGTCTGGATAAGGGTGTCGTCCCAGGCTTGTATCGAGGGGGGTACTCCGGGGACCGCATAGTTGTACCATTTCTGAGGAACTTTAACGCTATGGGCGTTTAGTGCgtccttgatggcattgagccCCTGTTCAGTGATGAGGCTAGGGCGGGCTAGGGGGCCGGGCGTGATCGCCCACCCTGTGGCAGTGCGGGTGATCTTAGGAATGTCGGTGTGAGGTGTGACTCCTTTGAGGGCACTCTCGAGTTGTTTTCGTATCGCATATGGTTCCTTGCGAGCAAGGCGGTCTTCCTGCTTTAGGACTACCGGGCCTTTGCGTCCAGCC
The nucleotide sequence above comes from Penicillium digitatum chromosome 1, complete sequence. Encoded proteins:
- a CDS encoding rna-directed dna polymerase from transposon x-element gives rise to the protein MDARNAEYTRPPDPPFPTNLNTRAGKRMKSTKGPAAPRSSPKRCQRHNHNHNRVRLCCHHRAAGRKGPVVLKQEDRLARKEPYAIRKQLESALKGVTPHTDIPKITRTATGWAITPGPLARPSLITEQGLNAIKDALNAHSVKVPQKWYNYAVPGVPPSIQAWDDTLIQTGSVIEDKVFAQTKLKPVSCRTSRHGASPTKHNITWVISFLSPVAPFTLFSRSSVARAILKKPQIQHHNPGCQSYCHTARCNRTPRCRTAQPQRTSITAPPGLIALTRLDAPTVTAHDLQGTLTAQSALLALRREHLASPPELRLINSDDTATDGIEMPTLHLLHHKTRTPPLRHPPARGKSPGSGRTVSKLSLGRPGKQPLKATSRGRRLGETTSPHLAPKSLSRHKKWTSTTAPPPRLNDRTP